In Bactrocera oleae isolate idBacOlea1 chromosome 5, idBacOlea1, whole genome shotgun sequence, a genomic segment contains:
- the LOC106624235 gene encoding uncharacterized protein, with protein MCPENFFTTMICFMSTYDNNLNNIQINSKPLDMNAELSCTAEAQSFNKKVSELVDLAEQNDNFCEGIVNDIDELKVLLGVNPNLVKGRSKRETVDTIDILTHSHFTCKIPAIGIKNNNAKVLPITVQCESNQYGDGWILFATLDADHRNLNEKSTNEFINGFGGFTNSEKVREYFLGLKRLHEITIESGEHELLILIHNVDHWKKAHTHYMRYKRFSVAGADNDYRLEVLGGYDGDINDTLQAFLGEPFLRTMLSMERRGAVTMFVRSVNAKWN; from the exons ATGTGCCCAGAAAATTTCTTTACAACAATGATTTGTTTTATGTCAACATACGAcaataatttgaataatataCAGATCAATTCAAAACCTTTGGACATGAACGCGGAACTAAGCTGTACAGCTGAGGCGCAgagtttcaataaaaaagt TTCGGAATTGGTCGATCTGGCGGAGCAAAATGATAACTTTTGTGAGGGGATAGTAAATGATATTGATGAGTTAAAAGTGTTGCTTGGTGTAAACCCAAACTTAGTAAAGGGACGCAGTAAACGGGAGACTGTTGACACAATTGACATATTGACCCATTCACATTTTACCTGTAAAATCCCAGCCATtggtataaaaaacaacaacgctAAAGTGTTACCAATCACAGTGCAATGTGAGAGTAATCAATATGGAGATGGCTGGATACTCTTTGCCACTTTAGATGCAGATCATCGCAATTTAAATGAAAAGAGTacaaatgaatttataaatGGCTTTGGTGGTTTCACGAATAGTGAGAAAGTGAGGGAGTACTTCCTCGGCCTAAAGCGTTTGCATGAAATAACTATAGAAAGTGGAGAGCATGAATTGTTGATTTTGATACACAATGTCGATCATTGGAAAAAAGCGCACACACATTACATGCGTTACAAAAGATTCAGCGTGGCTGGTGCAGATAACGACTACAGGTTGGAAGTACTTGGTGGATACGATGGTGACATTAATGACACACTTCAAGCGTTCTTAGGAGAGCCATTTTTACG CACTATGTTGAGTATGGAACGGAGGGGCGCTGTAACAATGTTTGTGAGAAGTGTGAATGCAAAATGGAATTAA